From Equus przewalskii isolate Varuska chromosome 17, EquPr2, whole genome shotgun sequence, the proteins below share one genomic window:
- the LOC139076751 gene encoding uncharacterized protein isoform X1, with translation MACSTPPQLESTLRIFTQDWYPSSPPPSRPGYSVCPAPTDAGCPPRVQRASGLVNTWRCWEGGMPREGMGAPRLTPRLILCISSIRLVPSCNLYNKPLTILKLSPKESGLQNQADPAPPATRLIQWRVSPLGYQGGNRGSYKSVFPDRTRVRHLVKLCFLAAWSRRAKEAQGVEPLLQGLQASSQGQQQLLKASLAETWQNPRRTDANSRLLGGGEDPSLGMVISGHMCLICLRSPSAGLGRGLKLNHRPQLFLFVSL, from the exons ATGGCCTGCAGCACTCCTCCACA ACTTGAGTCAACTCTGAGGATCTTCACACAAGATTGGTATCCaagttcccctcctcccagcagaCCTGGCTACTCAGTCTGTCCCGCTCCCACTGATGCTGGCTGTCCTCCAAGA GTGCAGAGAGCTTCTGGGCtagtgaacacatggaggtgctgggaaggtggcatgcccagagagggcatgggagCTCCACGCCTCACACCACGCCTTatcctgtgcatctcttccattcgGCTGGTCCCAAGTTGTAACCTTTATAATAAACCACTAACA ATACTGAAGTTGAGTCCCAAAGAGTCTGGACTCCAGAATCAAGCAGATCCAGCTCCTCCAGCCACTAG GCTCATCCAGTGGCGAGTCTCACCTCTGGGATACcaaggaggaaaccgaggctcataCAAGTCAG TGTTTCCAGACAGGACCAGGGTGCGGCACTTAGTAAAGCTGTGCTTCTTAGCTGCGTGGTCGAGAAGAGCAAAGGAG GCACAGGGTGTGGAGCCCCTTCTACAGGGATTGCAGGCATCTTCCCAAGGCCAGCAGCAGCTCCTCAAGGCATCCCTGGCAGAGACTTGGCAGAACCCACGCCGCACTGATGCCAATAGCCGActcctgggaggtggggaagacCCAAGCTTGGGAATGGTCATCAGTGGACATATGTGCCttatat GTCTCAGGAGCCCCTCTGCTGGCCTGGGAAGGGGGCTGAAGCTGAACCATAGGCCTCAGCTGTTCCTCTTTGTGAGCCTCTAA
- the LOC139076751 gene encoding uncharacterized protein isoform X2 gives MACSTPPQLESTLRIFTQDWYPSSPPPSRPGYSVCPAPTDAGCPPRVQRASGLVNTWRCWEGGMPREGMGAPRLTPRLILCISSIRLVPSCNLYNKPLTILKLSPKESGLQNQADPAPPATRHRVWSPFYRDCRHLPKASSSSSRHPWQRLGRTHAALMPIADSWEVGKTQAWEWSSVDICALYVQIHPTEAYRVLGILLHALPWLCHLTLSTLLPLVDSES, from the exons ATGGCCTGCAGCACTCCTCCACA ACTTGAGTCAACTCTGAGGATCTTCACACAAGATTGGTATCCaagttcccctcctcccagcagaCCTGGCTACTCAGTCTGTCCCGCTCCCACTGATGCTGGCTGTCCTCCAAGA GTGCAGAGAGCTTCTGGGCtagtgaacacatggaggtgctgggaaggtggcatgcccagagagggcatgggagCTCCACGCCTCACACCACGCCTTatcctgtgcatctcttccattcgGCTGGTCCCAAGTTGTAACCTTTATAATAAACCACTAACA ATACTGAAGTTGAGTCCCAAAGAGTCTGGACTCCAGAATCAAGCAGATCCAGCTCCTCCAGCCACTAG GCACAGGGTGTGGAGCCCCTTCTACAGGGATTGCAGGCATCTTCCCAAGGCCAGCAGCAGCTCCTCAAGGCATCCCTGGCAGAGACTTGGCAGAACCCACGCCGCACTGATGCCAATAGCCGActcctgggaggtggggaagacCCAAGCTTGGGAATGGTCATCAGTGGACATATGTGCCttatat gTTCAGATTCACCCTACGGAGGCCTACCGTGTGCTGGGCATCCTACTACATGCTCTCCCATGGCTGTGCCATTTAACACTCTCTACTCTCCTTCCTCTTGTAGATTCTGAGAGCTAA